In one Pseudomonas sp. Bout1 genomic region, the following are encoded:
- a CDS encoding DUF5629 family protein — protein MTADTATLLDAFKDCQMVEIDGLHTFDFSLDDQKLLISCMDGRAEKRWNFSLEQVKAATFDQTLQSWTLTGDSGEHRLVCMSGVTGNNNDEDEADDDA, from the coding sequence ATGACTGCCGACACCGCTACCTTGCTCGACGCGTTTAAAGACTGCCAGATGGTCGAAATCGATGGCCTGCATACCTTTGATTTCAGCCTGGATGACCAGAAGTTACTGATCAGCTGCATGGACGGTCGCGCCGAGAAGCGCTGGAATTTCAGCCTGGAGCAGGTCAAGGCAGCGACCTTTGATCAAACCCTGCAAAGCTGGACCCTTACCGGTGACTCGGGCGAACACCGCCTGGTCTGCATGAGCGGCGTCACCGGCAACAATAATGACGAGGATGAAGCGGATGATGATGCGTAA
- a CDS encoding glutathione S-transferase, giving the protein MSQGVLYSFRRCPYAMRARMALRYSQVAVQIVEVSLKAKPVEMLALSPKGTVPVLSVDGRVIDESLAIMRWALAQNDPEGWLLEDEAAAQALIEENDQAFKYQLNRYKYAERYPQQPMEHYRAEGEVFLLKLEGLLAGREYLLAGHLSLADVALAPFVRQFAHVDREWFAQAPYPRLQDWLQRFLDSSLFVAVMAKT; this is encoded by the coding sequence GTGAGCCAGGGGGTGTTGTATTCGTTCCGGCGCTGCCCGTATGCGATGCGGGCGCGGATGGCCCTGCGGTATTCGCAGGTGGCGGTGCAGATCGTCGAGGTCAGCCTCAAGGCCAAGCCGGTTGAGATGTTGGCGCTGTCGCCCAAGGGCACGGTACCGGTGCTGAGTGTGGACGGTCGGGTAATCGATGAGAGCCTGGCGATCATGCGCTGGGCCTTGGCTCAGAATGATCCCGAGGGTTGGTTGCTGGAGGATGAGGCGGCGGCGCAGGCGCTGATTGAAGAAAACGATCAGGCCTTCAAATATCAATTGAATCGATACAAGTATGCCGAGCGTTATCCGCAGCAGCCGATGGAACATTATCGGGCCGAGGGTGAAGTATTTTTGTTGAAGCTGGAGGGATTGCTGGCGGGGCGGGAGTATTTGCTGGCCGGGCATTTGAGCCTGGCGGATGTGGCACTCGCACCGTTTGTGCGGCAATTTGCGCACGTGGATCGGGAGTGGTTTGCCCAGGCGCCGTATCCGCGGTTGCAGGACTGGTTGCAGCGGTTTCTGGATTCGTCGTTGTTTGTCGCGGTGATGGCAAAAACCTGA
- a CDS encoding SbcC/MukB-like Walker B domain-containing protein has protein sequence MKILAIRLKNLASLAGPFEIDFTAEPLASAGLFAITGPTGAGKSTLLDALCLALFGAVPRLGDTGQAKMPDADTDISIGDPRTLIRRGTGGGYAEVDFVGVSGRRYRARWEANRARDKASGKLQASRQSLIDLDSEQLLASQKTEYKTQLELALGLNFEQFTRAVLLAQSEFSAFLKANDNERSELLEKLTDTALYTQLGRRAFDKAKDARDAHKHLQDQATGVTPLAPEARAELDEQLAAAQLQLKTQQAQLKQLELQHTWLKELREWQERQQGAVEQLQQAQHHWQSQGPQRLDLSRLEQLAPQRHHFARQAELTTHLQPLAAQIQQHLEQQAAQHTRQTQLQQQQTEVHAALARAQQQQTDAVPLLRQAFEEQTTLAHLTRELTKRSEEKQLGETACVEGQAALTGLLDKQKIVAERLNRLAAELERSAALAPLSEAWTYQRERLQQLMVIGGRLKKGTEELPQLEERSTRLAEKWTAQREALDLLYHEAGAEPHAVAEQIQLLGSLLQDNRKQHRAFEDLARLWGSHQQLDSQSQALTQKQTLAQQQRELLNQSGLQAKAELTVAEQTLAVTKQLLERQRLARSASVEELRGQLQDDQPCPVCGSVEHPYHQPEAMLQSLTRHDESEEANAQQAVDVLKEKLTELRGEVGGLIAQQKEFLQQQEQLASQLQALVPSLEAHPLSASLFNQDATKRDAWLAQQLSQLSQSLTQDEQRQGALLNLQQNAGRMQQQLQAAQDASQQARQLLIDQQRELSNDRERLDEELHAFASLLPSETLDGLRSEPAATFMVLDQQVSQRLEQLDNQNEELAEQLQRQQAIEKEQDRQQHRQQQLESLQKQLAEHSALQHAAEEKLAGLLGANPSAEHWQQQLDQAVEQARQHESEANQQLQDTRNQLTQLAADLKSLHERQQSLDTEHLALTTRLSDWRALHPELDDEGLARLVGFDEPQVAELRQQLQHSEKAVEQAKVLLQEREQRLKDHQALHNGNLDAGQLDNALAELNTALAIGEKHCAELRAQQADDQRRQDANQALATQIAKAYEEWQRWARLNALIGSATGDTFRKIAQAYNLDLLVHHANVQLRQLVRRYRLKRGGSMLGLLVLDTEMGDELRSVHSLSGGETFLVSLALALGLASMASSTLKIESLFIDEGFGSLDPESLQLAMDALDGLQAQGRKVAVISHVQEMHERIPVQIQVKRQGNGLSTLEVK, from the coding sequence ATGAAGATCCTCGCCATTCGCCTGAAAAACCTCGCGTCCCTGGCCGGGCCGTTTGAAATCGACTTTACCGCCGAGCCCCTCGCCAGTGCCGGGTTGTTCGCGATTACCGGGCCGACCGGCGCCGGTAAAAGTACCCTGCTCGATGCGCTGTGCCTGGCCCTGTTTGGCGCCGTGCCGCGCCTGGGCGATACCGGCCAGGCGAAGATGCCGGATGCCGACACCGACATTTCCATCGGCGACCCGCGCACCCTGATCCGCCGGGGCACCGGGGGCGGTTATGCTGAAGTGGATTTTGTCGGCGTCAGCGGCCGTCGCTACCGCGCCCGTTGGGAAGCCAACCGCGCCCGGGACAAGGCCAGTGGCAAGCTGCAAGCCAGCCGCCAAAGCCTGATCGACCTGGACAGCGAGCAACTGCTGGCCAGCCAGAAAACCGAATACAAGACCCAACTGGAACTGGCCCTGGGCCTGAACTTCGAGCAGTTCACCCGCGCCGTGCTGCTGGCGCAAAGCGAGTTCAGCGCGTTCCTCAAGGCCAACGACAACGAGCGCAGCGAACTGCTGGAAAAGCTCACCGACACCGCGCTGTATACCCAACTCGGCCGCCGCGCGTTCGACAAGGCCAAGGACGCCCGGGACGCCCACAAACACCTGCAAGACCAGGCCACCGGCGTTACCCCGCTGGCCCCTGAAGCCCGCGCCGAGCTGGACGAACAGCTTGCCGCCGCGCAGTTGCAACTCAAGACCCAGCAGGCGCAACTCAAGCAACTTGAGCTGCAGCACACCTGGCTCAAGGAACTGCGCGAATGGCAGGAACGCCAACAAGGCGCGGTCGAGCAACTGCAACAAGCCCAGCACCACTGGCAAAGCCAGGGCCCGCAACGCCTGGACCTCAGCCGCCTGGAACAACTGGCGCCGCAACGCCATCACTTTGCCCGCCAGGCTGAACTGACGACGCACCTGCAGCCGCTCGCTGCGCAGATCCAGCAGCACCTTGAGCAACAAGCCGCGCAGCACACCCGCCAGACGCAACTGCAGCAGCAGCAGACTGAGGTGCACGCCGCCCTCGCCCGGGCACAGCAGCAACAAACCGACGCCGTGCCCCTGCTGCGCCAGGCCTTCGAAGAGCAAACCACCCTCGCCCACTTGACCCGTGAGCTGACTAAACGCAGCGAAGAAAAACAGCTGGGCGAAACCGCCTGTGTGGAAGGCCAGGCGGCGCTGACCGGCTTGCTCGACAAGCAGAAAATTGTCGCTGAACGCCTGAATAGGCTGGCCGCAGAGCTTGAACGTAGCGCCGCCCTCGCGCCGTTAAGTGAGGCATGGACCTACCAGCGCGAGCGTCTGCAGCAGTTGATGGTGATCGGCGGTCGCCTTAAAAAAGGCACTGAAGAACTGCCGCAACTGGAAGAACGCAGCACCCGCCTCGCTGAAAAATGGACCGCACAACGTGAGGCCCTGGACCTGCTGTACCACGAAGCCGGCGCCGAGCCCCATGCGGTGGCCGAACAGATCCAATTGCTCGGCAGCCTGCTCCAGGACAATCGCAAGCAACATCGCGCGTTTGAAGACCTGGCGCGGCTGTGGGGCAGCCATCAGCAACTGGACAGCCAAAGCCAGGCCCTGACGCAAAAACAGACCCTCGCCCAGCAACAACGAGAGCTGTTGAACCAGAGCGGCCTGCAAGCCAAGGCCGAGCTGACTGTCGCCGAACAGACCCTGGCCGTCACCAAGCAACTGCTGGAACGCCAGCGCCTGGCCCGCAGTGCCAGCGTCGAGGAATTGCGCGGCCAGCTTCAGGACGATCAACCCTGCCCGGTGTGCGGCAGCGTCGAGCACCCGTATCACCAGCCCGAAGCCATGCTGCAAAGCCTGACCCGGCACGACGAAAGCGAAGAGGCCAACGCCCAGCAAGCCGTCGATGTGCTCAAGGAAAAACTCACCGAGCTGCGCGGCGAAGTGGGCGGCCTGATCGCCCAGCAAAAGGAATTCCTGCAACAGCAGGAGCAGCTCGCCAGCCAGTTGCAGGCCTTGGTGCCAAGCCTTGAAGCCCACCCACTGTCAGCTTCGCTGTTTAACCAGGACGCCACCAAACGCGATGCCTGGCTCGCCCAGCAACTGAGCCAGCTCAGTCAAAGCCTCACCCAGGATGAGCAACGCCAGGGCGCCCTGCTCAACCTGCAACAAAACGCCGGGCGTATGCAGCAACAGCTGCAAGCTGCCCAGGACGCCAGCCAACAGGCGCGTCAATTGCTGATCGACCAGCAACGGGAGCTGTCCAACGACCGCGAACGCCTGGACGAAGAACTGCATGCCTTCGCCAGCCTGTTGCCGAGCGAGACCCTGGACGGCCTGCGCAGCGAGCCGGCAGCGACCTTCATGGTGCTCGACCAACAGGTCAGCCAGCGCCTGGAGCAACTCGATAACCAAAACGAAGAACTGGCCGAACAGCTGCAGCGCCAGCAAGCCATCGAGAAAGAACAGGACCGCCAGCAGCATCGCCAACAGCAGTTGGAGAGCTTGCAAAAACAGCTCGCCGAACACAGCGCCCTGCAACACGCCGCCGAAGAAAAACTCGCCGGCCTGCTGGGCGCAAACCCCAGCGCCGAACACTGGCAGCAGCAACTGGACCAGGCCGTCGAGCAGGCTCGACAGCATGAGAGCGAGGCCAACCAGCAGTTGCAGGACACCCGCAACCAGCTGACCCAATTGGCTGCGGACCTTAAGTCGCTGCACGAGCGCCAACAGTCCCTGGACACCGAGCACCTGGCCCTCACTACGCGCCTCAGCGACTGGCGCGCCTTGCACCCCGAACTTGATGACGAAGGCCTGGCGCGCCTGGTGGGCTTCGATGAGCCGCAGGTGGCCGAGTTGCGCCAGCAACTGCAACACAGCGAAAAAGCCGTCGAACAGGCCAAGGTGCTGCTGCAAGAACGCGAACAGCGGCTCAAGGATCACCAGGCGCTGCACAACGGCAACCTCGACGCCGGGCAGTTGGACAATGCCTTGGCCGAACTCAATACCGCACTGGCGATTGGCGAAAAACACTGCGCCGAACTGCGCGCCCAGCAGGCTGACGACCAACGACGCCAGGACGCCAACCAGGCGTTGGCAACACAGATCGCCAAGGCCTACGAGGAATGGCAGCGCTGGGCCCGCCTCAATGCCCTGATTGGTTCAGCCACCGGCGATACCTTCCGCAAGATCGCCCAGGCCTACAACCTCGACCTGCTGGTGCACCACGCCAACGTGCAACTGCGCCAACTGGTGCGCCGCTACCGCCTCAAGCGCGGTGGCAGCATGCTCGGCCTGCTGGTGCTCGACACAGAGATGGGCGACGAATTGCGCTCGGTGCATTCGTTGTCCGGTGGCGAGACCTTCCTGGTGTCGTTGGCCCTGGCCTTGGGCCTGGCGTCGATGGCGTCCAGCACATTGAAGATCGAGTCGCTGTTTATCGACGAAGGCTTTGGCAGCCTCGACCCTGAATCGCTGCAACTGGCGATGGACGCCCTCGACGGCTTGCAGGCCCAGGGCCGCAAGGTGGCGGTGATTTCCCACGTGCAGGAAATGCACGAGCGGATTCCGGTGCAGATCCAGGTCAAGCGCCAGGGCAATGGCTTGAGCACCCTGGAGGTCAAGTGA
- the yegQ gene encoding tRNA 5-hydroxyuridine modification protein YegQ, with translation MPPVIAPELLAPAGTLKNMRYAFAYGADAVYAGQPRYSLRVRNNEFDHTNLALGIQEAQAQGKRFYVVVNIAPHNAKLKTFLKDLAPVIAMGPDALIMSDPGLIMLVRRHFPHMPIHLSVQANTVNWASVEFWQSQGICRIILSRELSLEEIDEIRQQVPAMELEVFVHGALCMAYSGRCLLSGYMNKRDANQGSCTNACRWKYQATPAVENAVGDIVQQYAPEPTLGLGAPTDQVFLLQEANRPDEQMPAFEDEHGTYIMNAKDLRAVQHVERLARMGVHSLKIEGRTKSHFYCARTTQVYRQAIDDAVAGRDFDRGLMTNLESLAQRGYTEGFLRRHVHDEYQNYQNGSSVSERQQFVGELTGERRGHLAEVKVKNRFAVGNHLELMTPAGNFHFDLATLHNAKGEAIEVAPGDGHTVYVPIPAEMDLRFGLLMRDV, from the coding sequence ATGCCCCCCGTTATCGCCCCCGAACTGCTCGCCCCCGCTGGCACCCTGAAAAACATGCGTTATGCCTTTGCCTACGGCGCCGACGCCGTCTACGCCGGGCAACCGCGCTACAGCCTGCGGGTGCGCAATAACGAGTTTGACCACACCAACCTCGCCCTGGGTATCCAGGAAGCCCAGGCCCAGGGCAAGCGTTTCTATGTGGTGGTCAACATCGCGCCGCACAATGCCAAGCTGAAAACCTTCCTCAAGGACCTCGCCCCGGTGATCGCCATGGGCCCGGATGCGCTGATCATGTCCGACCCGGGCCTGATCATGCTGGTGCGCCGGCACTTCCCGCACATGCCGATCCACCTGTCGGTGCAGGCCAATACGGTGAACTGGGCCAGCGTGGAATTCTGGCAGTCCCAGGGCATCTGCCGGATCATCCTGTCGCGGGAGCTGTCGCTGGAAGAGATCGACGAGATTCGCCAGCAAGTGCCCGCCATGGAGCTGGAAGTGTTTGTGCACGGCGCGCTGTGCATGGCGTATTCCGGGCGCTGCCTGCTCTCGGGCTACATGAACAAGCGCGATGCCAACCAGGGTTCCTGCACCAACGCCTGCCGCTGGAAATACCAGGCCACGCCTGCGGTGGAGAACGCCGTCGGCGACATCGTGCAGCAATACGCGCCCGAGCCGACGCTGGGCCTCGGCGCCCCCACCGACCAGGTGTTCTTGTTGCAGGAGGCCAACCGGCCCGACGAACAGATGCCCGCCTTCGAGGACGAGCACGGCACCTACATCATGAACGCCAAGGACCTGCGGGCGGTGCAGCACGTCGAGCGGCTGGCACGCATGGGCGTGCATTCGCTGAAGATCGAGGGCCGCACCAAATCCCACTTTTATTGCGCCCGTACCACCCAGGTGTATCGCCAGGCGATTGACGACGCGGTGGCCGGACGCGACTTTGACCGAGGCTTGATGACCAACCTCGAATCCCTGGCCCAGCGCGGCTACACCGAAGGGTTCCTGCGCCGGCACGTGCACGATGAATACCAGAACTACCAGAACGGCAGCTCAGTGTCCGAACGCCAGCAGTTCGTGGGCGAGCTGACCGGTGAGCGGCGCGGCCACTTGGCCGAGGTCAAGGTGAAGAACCGTTTTGCGGTGGGCAACCACCTGGAACTGATGACCCCGGCGGGAAATTTTCACTTTGACCTGGCCACGCTGCACAACGCCAAGGGCGAGGCGATCGAGGTCGCGCCGGGTGACGGGCATACGGTGTATGTGCCGATTCCGGCAGAAATGGACCTGCGCTTTGGCCTTCTGATGCGCGACGTTTAA
- a CDS encoding exonuclease SbcCD subunit D C-terminal domain-containing protein: protein MRLFHTSDWHLGQNLHGQERDFEHACFLDWLLGQLGLHRPDVLLIAGDIFDTVNPPLKAQERLYDFIISAHEQNPGLTIVMIAGNHDSGSRIELPAPLMRRLRTHALGRVLWLDDGQLDVERLLIPLPGADGEIAGWCLALPFLRPAEVTGAQLGDDYLRGIGQVHEWLIAAANAKRQPGQALIAISHAHMAGGSVSEDSERSLIIGNAEALPASLFDASVSYVALGHLHKPQRVNGEERIRYCGSPIPLSFSEIGYQHQILDVQLDGETLVSVESRLIPRSVNLQRLDAAPLADILKQLADLPDIDLLAETQRQPWLEVRVRLDEPQPDLRQQVENALQGKAVRLVRIAAEYAGSGSREDSQQDRLIELDQLTPQELFSRAWQESYGSDVDEQTLKDFAVLLQEVQQEDEQP, encoded by the coding sequence TTGCGTCTGTTTCACACCTCCGACTGGCACCTTGGGCAAAACCTGCACGGCCAGGAACGCGACTTCGAACACGCCTGCTTCCTCGACTGGCTGCTGGGCCAGTTGGGCCTGCACCGCCCTGATGTGCTGCTGATCGCCGGCGATATCTTCGACACGGTCAACCCGCCGCTGAAGGCCCAGGAGCGGCTGTACGACTTCATCATCAGCGCCCACGAGCAAAATCCCGGGCTGACCATCGTGATGATCGCCGGCAACCACGATTCCGGCTCGCGCATCGAACTGCCAGCGCCGTTGATGCGCCGCCTGCGCACCCACGCTCTGGGCCGGGTGTTGTGGCTGGATGACGGGCAACTGGACGTCGAGCGCCTGCTGATTCCATTGCCCGGTGCCGACGGTGAAATCGCCGGCTGGTGCCTGGCCCTGCCCTTCCTGCGCCCGGCCGAAGTGACCGGCGCGCAACTGGGCGACGATTACCTGCGGGGCATCGGCCAGGTTCACGAATGGCTGATCGCCGCCGCCAATGCCAAGCGCCAGCCGGGCCAGGCGCTGATTGCCATCAGCCATGCCCATATGGCCGGCGGCTCGGTGTCGGAAGACTCCGAGCGCAGCCTGATCATCGGCAATGCCGAGGCGCTGCCCGCCAGCCTGTTTGATGCCAGCGTCAGCTATGTGGCCCTCGGCCATTTGCACAAACCCCAGCGGGTAAATGGCGAGGAGCGTATACGCTACTGCGGCTCGCCGATTCCGCTGTCGTTTTCGGAAATCGGCTACCAGCACCAGATCCTCGACGTGCAACTGGACGGCGAAACCCTGGTCAGCGTCGAATCCCGACTTATCCCGCGCTCGGTCAACCTGCAACGTCTGGACGCCGCGCCCCTGGCCGACATCCTCAAGCAACTGGCCGACCTGCCCGACATCGACCTGCTGGCCGAAACCCAGCGCCAACCCTGGCTCGAAGTGCGCGTGCGCCTTGACGAGCCGCAACCCGACCTGCGCCAGCAAGTGGAAAACGCCCTGCAAGGCAAGGCCGTGCGCCTGGTACGCATCGCGGCGGAATACGCCGGCAGCGGCAGCCGCGAAGACAGCCAGCAAGACCGCCTGATCGAACTCGACCAGCTCACACCCCAGGAACTGTTCAGCCGCGCCTGGCAGGAAAGCTACGGCAGTGACGTGGACGAACAGACCTTGAAGGACTTCGCCGTGCTGCTCCAGGAAGTGCAACAGGAGGACGAACAGCCATGA
- a CDS encoding lactonase family protein, giving the protein MMMRKFWPLLMAGSVGAMSVQAAPVDTFELLVGSYTAGSSEGIYRLQFDSRTGQFSGQPVLAAKAANPSWLTLSKDQKHLFVVNENGPGQKDPVGRVSSYSIDPKNHQLTLINQVQSLGNEPTYSSLAGDGRYLFVANYSVLEDPGGSLAVLPVDAEGKLSPPVQLSGHPASRVNPERQASNHVHSVVSSPDGKYVFVQDLGADKIFAYHYDPKANHELPLTPADPAFVQLPPGSGPRHLLFTADGKHAWLTTEMSAQVAVFDYNDGKLTQKQLVNFADGQPVSDKAGAALHTSSDGKFLYVSNRGTANQMLVFAIDPATAQLKEIQRRSVEGDHPREFALDPSGKFLLIANQKSNQIVVVERDPKTGLLGKTTQKLAIDAPSDLKFLARQ; this is encoded by the coding sequence ATGATGATGCGTAAATTCTGGCCCCTGCTGATGGCCGGCAGTGTAGGCGCGATGTCGGTCCAGGCCGCGCCGGTGGATACCTTTGAATTGCTGGTGGGCAGCTACACCGCTGGCTCCAGTGAAGGCATCTACCGTTTGCAGTTCGACAGCCGCACCGGGCAGTTCAGCGGCCAGCCGGTGCTCGCCGCCAAGGCGGCCAACCCGTCGTGGCTGACCCTGTCCAAAGACCAGAAGCACCTGTTTGTGGTGAATGAAAACGGCCCGGGCCAAAAAGACCCGGTGGGGCGCGTGAGCAGCTACAGCATCGACCCGAAAAACCATCAGTTGACGCTGATCAACCAGGTGCAGAGCCTGGGCAATGAGCCGACCTATTCCAGCCTGGCCGGCGACGGGCGCTACTTGTTCGTGGCCAACTATTCTGTGCTGGAAGATCCAGGCGGAAGCCTCGCGGTTTTGCCGGTAGACGCTGAAGGCAAGCTGTCGCCGCCGGTGCAGTTGAGCGGGCACCCGGCCAGCCGGGTCAACCCTGAGCGCCAGGCGTCCAACCATGTGCATTCGGTGGTGTCTTCGCCAGACGGCAAATACGTGTTTGTGCAGGACCTGGGGGCAGACAAGATCTTCGCCTACCACTACGACCCCAAGGCCAACCATGAACTGCCGCTGACCCCGGCCGACCCTGCGTTTGTGCAATTGCCACCGGGCAGCGGCCCGCGGCACTTGCTGTTCACCGCAGACGGCAAGCACGCCTGGCTGACCACCGAGATGAGCGCGCAAGTGGCGGTGTTCGATTACAACGACGGTAAGCTGACCCAGAAGCAACTGGTCAACTTTGCAGATGGCCAACCTGTCTCCGACAAGGCCGGCGCCGCGCTGCATACCTCAAGCGACGGCAAGTTCCTCTACGTGAGCAACCGTGGCACCGCCAACCAGATGCTGGTGTTTGCCATCGACCCGGCCACCGCGCAGTTGAAAGAGATCCAGCGCCGCTCAGTGGAAGGTGATCATCCCCGCGAGTTCGCCCTCGACCCAAGCGGCAAGTTCCTGCTGATCGCCAACCAGAAGAGCAACCAGATTGTGGTCGTGGAGCGCGACCCCAAGACCGGCCTTTTGGGCAAAACCACGCAGAAACTGGCGATTGATGCCCCCAGCGACCTCAAGTTCCTGGCGCGACAATAA
- a CDS encoding AI-2E family transporter, which translates to MNQTNLQFKTLLLLLALVTIAFIWILLPFYGAVFWAVILGIIFAPMQRRFQQRFGWNRNLTSLATLTVCLVIAILPVIITSALLVQEGATLYKNVESGKLDVAGYIEQFKNFLPPYFQHLLDRFGMGNLEGLREKIVKSAMQGSQFFASQAFSFGQGTFDFLVSFFIMLYLLFFLLRDGPELVRKVRTAVPLAEPQKRRLQLKFNRVVRATVKGNVLVAITQGALGGLIFWFLDIPSALLWAVLMAFLSLLPAVGAGIVWGPVAAYFLLSGSIWQGVVLGLFGVFVIGLVDNVLRPILVGKDTRMPDYLILISTLGGLSIFGLNGFVIGPLIAALFMSSWALFVETKPRVQLP; encoded by the coding sequence ATGAATCAAACCAACCTGCAATTCAAAACCCTGCTGTTGCTGCTCGCCCTGGTGACTATCGCGTTTATCTGGATTTTGCTGCCGTTCTACGGCGCGGTGTTCTGGGCGGTGATCCTGGGGATCATTTTTGCGCCGATGCAACGGCGCTTCCAGCAACGTTTTGGCTGGAACCGCAACCTCACCTCATTGGCGACCCTGACGGTGTGCCTGGTAATCGCCATTTTGCCGGTGATCATCACCAGCGCCTTGCTGGTGCAGGAAGGGGCCACGCTTTACAAGAACGTCGAGAGCGGCAAACTCGACGTGGCCGGGTACATCGAGCAGTTCAAGAACTTTCTGCCGCCATATTTCCAGCACCTGCTGGACCGCTTTGGCATGGGCAACCTGGAAGGCCTGCGCGAGAAAATCGTCAAGAGCGCGATGCAGGGCAGCCAGTTTTTTGCGAGCCAGGCGTTCAGCTTTGGCCAGGGCACGTTTGATTTTTTGGTGAGTTTTTTCATCATGCTGTACTTGCTGTTTTTCCTGCTGCGCGACGGCCCCGAGTTGGTGCGCAAGGTCCGCACCGCGGTGCCGCTGGCCGAACCGCAAAAGCGTCGCCTGCAACTCAAGTTCAACCGGGTGGTGCGGGCCACGGTCAAGGGCAACGTATTGGTAGCGATCACCCAAGGCGCGTTGGGTGGCTTGATCTTCTGGTTCCTGGACATTCCCAGTGCGTTGCTCTGGGCGGTGTTGATGGCGTTTCTGTCGTTGCTGCCAGCGGTGGGCGCGGGGATTGTGTGGGGGCCGGTGGCGGCGTATTTTTTGTTGAGCGGGTCAATCTGGCAAGGCGTGGTGCTGGGGTTGTTCGGGGTGTTTGTGATCGGGCTGGTGGATAACGTGCTGCGGCCGATCCTGGTGGGCAAGGACACCCGGATGCCCGATTACCTGATTCTGATCTCGACCCTGGGAGGCTTGTCGATCTTTGGCCTGAACGGTTTTGTCATCGGGCCGCTGATTGCGGCGCTGTTCATGTCCAGTTGGGCGCTGTTTGTCGAAACCAAACCACGGGTGCAACTGCCTTAG